In Bos taurus isolate L1 Dominette 01449 registration number 42190680 breed Hereford chromosome 11, ARS-UCD2.0, whole genome shotgun sequence, one DNA window encodes the following:
- the CEP68 gene encoding centrosomal protein of 68 kDa isoform X4 codes for MALGAEKAEGEASSDTKAPSCGSWSRGEQELIPVGPVLGEQPPRLEAEGGPASPVEGTEGLPGPACYGGVGPGPSRACQPPASGASREPAAGGSKPAFGCVPSAGLETGDLPSAGSQMEETRLPAPEALPQTHAIPRAAALCLGHDADTEDDPSPVESPQVPDLCPQSPISGFPCPSRWRSAVSPGTPAPPSSSCSMSASSPGSSLQGHQEKAEPRSGCLAKVSSSLELAVPPSAPSVVSPGPRLQWLPQPVSSAGDASGLGRRRLSFQAEYWACVLPDSLPPSPDRRSPLWNPNKEYEDLLDYTYPLRPGPRLPKQLDSHVLAEPVLQDSGIDLDSFSVSPASTLKSPTNVSHSCPPAEAAALSFSGPREPSLKRGPSGVPQKQGGVGLASCSLFASTPRAPSGRATPWVSREPARRNLRDWPPVGRHLELGSPRLRTRDKGWSSPGLEREKGASQGLRRLTCEESGWKPQEEVESDDEYLALPTRLTQVSSVISYLGSIPTLVPLSTDAAEGQSSLDVSDSDGPASLPSDSSQSQLPSGATLRGSWSAEDQKHCLRRSFVHARRSAREGSLVSSQALGVSSGPVRTRASWSAVLDPDAEGQPPRKGGEQGKESLVQCVQTFCCQLEELIHWLYNVADTTDHLTAPRSNLTGLKSSLQLYRQFKKDIDEHQSLTESVLQKGEILLQSLLDNTPGFSPTGSGCEPGVLSLKLR; via the exons ATGGCCCTGGgagcagaaaaggcagagggggaGGCGTCCTCAGACACGAAAGCCCCTTCCTGTGGGAGCTGGAGCCGTGGGGAGCAGGAGCTGATCCCCGTAGGGCCTGTGCTCGGGGAGCAGCCACCACGCCTGGAAGCCGAGGGAGGACCCGCCTCTCCTGTTGAGGGCACCGAGGGGCTCCCCGGCCCTGCCTGCTATGGTGGGGTTGGCCCTGGCCCCTCCAGAGCCTGCCAGCCACCAGCAAGCGGGGCCAGCAGGGAGCCAGCAGCTGGTGGGTCTAAGCCCGCTTTTGGTTGCGTGCCTTCTGCTGGCCTGGAGACTGGTGATCTGCCCTCTGCAGGAAGTCAG ATGGAGGAGACCAGGCTTCCTGCCCCGGAGGCGCTACCTCAGACTCACGCCATTCCCAGAGCTGCTGCTCTTTGCTTGGGACACGATGCTGACACCGAAGATGACCCGTCTCCTGTGGAATCGCCGCAGGTGCCAGACCTCTGCCCACAGTCTCCCATCTCGGGCTTCCCGTGCCCATCGAGGTGGAGGTCGGCCGTGAGCCCAGGGACGCCCGCGCCACCATCTTCCAGTTGCAGCATGTCCGCCTCTTCCCCAGGCAGCAGTCTCCAGGGTCACCAGGAAAAGGCGGAGCCTCGGAGTGGCTGCCTCGCCAAGGTCTCCTCCTCCTTGGAGCTGGCTGTCCCGCCGTCAGCGCCCTCAGTGGTCAGCCCTGGGCCTCGGCTCCAGTGGTTGCCCCAGCCTGTGTCCTCAGCGGGTGATGCCTCCGGGCTGGGCAGGAGACGTCTCTCCTTCCAGGCCGAGTACTGGGCCTGTGTGCTGCCCgattccctgcctccctccccagaccGCCGCTCCCCACTCTGGAACCCGAACAAAGAGTACGAAGATCTGCTGGACTACACCTATCCCCTCAGGCCCGGGCCCCGGCTCCCAAAGCAGCTCGATAGCCACGTGCTGGCTGAGCCCGTCCTGCAGGACTCGGGCATAGACCTGGATAGCTTCTCTGTCTCCCCGGCGAGCACCCTTAAGTCACCCACTAACGTCTCCCATAGTTGCCCACCAGCCGAGGCCGCTGCCCTGTCATTCTCTGGGCCCAGAGAGCCAAGCCTTAAGCGGGGGCCCTCTGGAGTACCCCAGAAGCAGGGTGGTGTGGGGTTAGCATCTTGCAGCCTCTTTGCCTCTACTCCCAGAGCCCCAAGCGGTAGGGCCACTCCTTGGGTGAGCAGAGAGCCAGCCCGGAGGAACCTGAGGGACTGGCCACCTGTGGGCCGGCACCTTGAGCTGGGTTCTCCACGCCTGAGGACAAGGGACAAAGGGTGGTCCTCACCTGGGctggagagggagaagggggccAGCCAGGGCCTCAGGCGCCTCACCTGCGAGGAGTCTGGATGGAAACCCCAAGAGGAGGTGGAAAGTGACGACGAGTATCTGGCCCTACCCACTCGGCTGACACAGGTTTCTAGCGTGATTTCGTATTTGGGCTCCATTCCCACCTTGGTGCCCCTGTCCACGGATGCTGCCGAAGGGCAGAGCTCCCTGGACGTGTCAGACAGTGATGGGCCAGCTTCCCTCCCGTCAGACTCCAGCCAAAGCCAGCTTCCCTCCGGGGCTACCCTCAGAGGGTCCTGGAGTGCTGAGGACCAGAAGCACTGTTTGCGACGCTCCTTCGTCCATGCAAGGCGCTCTGCCAGAGAGGGCAGTCTGGTGAGCAGCCAGGCCCTGGGAGTCTCCTCCGGACCAGTGAGAACGCGCGCCTCCTGGTCAGCAGTGTTGGATCCAGATGCTGAAGGGCAGCCTCCCAGGAAGGGCGGCGAGCAGGGGAAAGAGTCACTCGTGCAGTGCGTGCAG ACATTTTGTTGTCAGCTGGAAGAGCTGATCCACTGGCTGTATAACGTTGCAGACACTACTGACCACCTCACTGCACCCAGATCCAACCTCACAGGCCTCAAGTCTTCTCTGCAGCTTTACCGG
- the CEP68 gene encoding centrosomal protein of 68 kDa isoform X5, which produces MALGAEKAEGEASSDTKAPSCGSWSRGEQELIPVGPVLGEQPPRLEAEGGPASPVEGTEGLPGPACYGGVGPGPSRACQPPASGASREPAAGGSKPAFGCVPSAGLETGDLPSAGSQMEETRLPAPEALPQTHAIPRAAALCLGHDADTEDDPSPVESPQVPDLCPQSPISGFPCPSRWRSAVSPGTPAPPSSSCSMSASSPGSSLQGHQEKAEPRSGCLAKVSSSLELAVPPSAPSVVSPGPRLQWLPQPVSSAGDASGLGRRRLSFQAEYWACVLPDSLPPSPDRRSPLWNPNKEYEDLLDYTYPLRPGPRLPKQLDSHVLAEPVLQDSGIDLDSFSVSPASTLKSPTNVSHSCPPAEAAALSFSGPREPSLKRGPSGVPQKQGGVGLASCSLFASTPRAPSGRATPWVSREPARRNLRDWPPVGRHLELGSPRLRTRDKGWSSPGLEREKGASQGLRRLTCEESGWKPQEEVESDDEYLALPTRLTQVSSVISYLGSIPTLVPLSTDAAEGQSSLDVSDSDGPASLPSDSSQSQLPSGATLRGSWSAEDQKHCLRRSFVHARRSAREGSLVSSQALGVSSGPVRTRASWSAVLDPDAEGQPPRKGGEQGKESLVQCVQTFCCQLEELIHWLYNVADTTDHLTAPRSNLTGLKSSLQLYRQFKKDIDEHQSLTESVLQKGEILLQSLLDNTPDQTTRTY; this is translated from the exons ATGGCCCTGGgagcagaaaaggcagagggggaGGCGTCCTCAGACACGAAAGCCCCTTCCTGTGGGAGCTGGAGCCGTGGGGAGCAGGAGCTGATCCCCGTAGGGCCTGTGCTCGGGGAGCAGCCACCACGCCTGGAAGCCGAGGGAGGACCCGCCTCTCCTGTTGAGGGCACCGAGGGGCTCCCCGGCCCTGCCTGCTATGGTGGGGTTGGCCCTGGCCCCTCCAGAGCCTGCCAGCCACCAGCAAGCGGGGCCAGCAGGGAGCCAGCAGCTGGTGGGTCTAAGCCCGCTTTTGGTTGCGTGCCTTCTGCTGGCCTGGAGACTGGTGATCTGCCCTCTGCAGGAAGTCAG ATGGAGGAGACCAGGCTTCCTGCCCCGGAGGCGCTACCTCAGACTCACGCCATTCCCAGAGCTGCTGCTCTTTGCTTGGGACACGATGCTGACACCGAAGATGACCCGTCTCCTGTGGAATCGCCGCAGGTGCCAGACCTCTGCCCACAGTCTCCCATCTCGGGCTTCCCGTGCCCATCGAGGTGGAGGTCGGCCGTGAGCCCAGGGACGCCCGCGCCACCATCTTCCAGTTGCAGCATGTCCGCCTCTTCCCCAGGCAGCAGTCTCCAGGGTCACCAGGAAAAGGCGGAGCCTCGGAGTGGCTGCCTCGCCAAGGTCTCCTCCTCCTTGGAGCTGGCTGTCCCGCCGTCAGCGCCCTCAGTGGTCAGCCCTGGGCCTCGGCTCCAGTGGTTGCCCCAGCCTGTGTCCTCAGCGGGTGATGCCTCCGGGCTGGGCAGGAGACGTCTCTCCTTCCAGGCCGAGTACTGGGCCTGTGTGCTGCCCgattccctgcctccctccccagaccGCCGCTCCCCACTCTGGAACCCGAACAAAGAGTACGAAGATCTGCTGGACTACACCTATCCCCTCAGGCCCGGGCCCCGGCTCCCAAAGCAGCTCGATAGCCACGTGCTGGCTGAGCCCGTCCTGCAGGACTCGGGCATAGACCTGGATAGCTTCTCTGTCTCCCCGGCGAGCACCCTTAAGTCACCCACTAACGTCTCCCATAGTTGCCCACCAGCCGAGGCCGCTGCCCTGTCATTCTCTGGGCCCAGAGAGCCAAGCCTTAAGCGGGGGCCCTCTGGAGTACCCCAGAAGCAGGGTGGTGTGGGGTTAGCATCTTGCAGCCTCTTTGCCTCTACTCCCAGAGCCCCAAGCGGTAGGGCCACTCCTTGGGTGAGCAGAGAGCCAGCCCGGAGGAACCTGAGGGACTGGCCACCTGTGGGCCGGCACCTTGAGCTGGGTTCTCCACGCCTGAGGACAAGGGACAAAGGGTGGTCCTCACCTGGGctggagagggagaagggggccAGCCAGGGCCTCAGGCGCCTCACCTGCGAGGAGTCTGGATGGAAACCCCAAGAGGAGGTGGAAAGTGACGACGAGTATCTGGCCCTACCCACTCGGCTGACACAGGTTTCTAGCGTGATTTCGTATTTGGGCTCCATTCCCACCTTGGTGCCCCTGTCCACGGATGCTGCCGAAGGGCAGAGCTCCCTGGACGTGTCAGACAGTGATGGGCCAGCTTCCCTCCCGTCAGACTCCAGCCAAAGCCAGCTTCCCTCCGGGGCTACCCTCAGAGGGTCCTGGAGTGCTGAGGACCAGAAGCACTGTTTGCGACGCTCCTTCGTCCATGCAAGGCGCTCTGCCAGAGAGGGCAGTCTGGTGAGCAGCCAGGCCCTGGGAGTCTCCTCCGGACCAGTGAGAACGCGCGCCTCCTGGTCAGCAGTGTTGGATCCAGATGCTGAAGGGCAGCCTCCCAGGAAGGGCGGCGAGCAGGGGAAAGAGTCACTCGTGCAGTGCGTGCAG ACATTTTGTTGTCAGCTGGAAGAGCTGATCCACTGGCTGTATAACGTTGCAGACACTACTGACCACCTCACTGCACCCAGATCCAACCTCACAGGCCTCAAGTCTTCTCTGCAGCTTTACCGG